In Brachyhypopomus gauderio isolate BG-103 chromosome 2, BGAUD_0.2, whole genome shotgun sequence, the DNA window CTCACCTGATCTCCCGTTACCGCCCTCGCGCGCCCATCATCGCCGTGACCCGTAATGGGCAGACCGCCCGCCAGGCCCACCTGTACCGCGGCATCTTCCCAGTGTACTACAACGAACCCGCTCACGACGTCTGGGCAGAGGACGTGGACCTCCGGGTCAACTTCGCCATGGATGTTGGTAAGCAGGCAGCGGAAGAGTCCCTGATCACGCACCCTAGTTGTGACTCTCCGAACCCTAAATGTTCTAGGAGAGCCTGAGCTGGTGTTCACTCTACTGCCTGCTTTTGTAGGCAAGGCGCGAGGATTCTTCAAGGCCGGCGACGTCGTCATTGTGCTTACAGGCTGGCGTCCAGGCTCCGGTTACACCAACACCATGCGCGTGGTTCCAGTGCCCTAGACGTGATGGGGACAGCCCTTCtacttctcctcccctccatctatccatccttccctcctctcctccctccctacGAGCAGGCCGGTGTCGATGAGGTCTCCCAGGCTTCCCCTTCTGAAGGGCCAGTTTTGGCAGGAGCTCGTCCGTCAGCTTAGTGCTTCACTTAGTTGCATTCTTCTATTTTTGGCACACGTGCCAACACACAACAGTCCTTCATTCCTGTTCGGCCACAGCCGCGCATCACTCGTTCCACTCCTAACCATTCCTACACACTTATGCCAGGCTGAGGCTGGTGGTCAGGGCAGCGTTTCTGCACGTCCGTCACGGTTAACCGGGGGCCCAGCTGCACCGGGCAGCGGCCGCCACTgtcccctcatcctctcctAGGACACCGCTGCTGGCCACAGAACAAGCAGTGGCTCCCCGAAACAAAATGGCTCCTCGCACAGCGCTTGCGTCTCCACTTTCCTTCACCTTGACAGAGGGACCCGTTGTATCTGTAGCTTTTGTTTCTCCCCCCACGTCTGTGCTTGCGTTGTGGTCTTTCTGCACTGTGCTGGTTTGCATTCCTGGATCTACTGTAGACGATGTTACATCCTGTTTACTTGAGTTTACGTTTGGGCAACCAatgccacatatatatatatttttcctaACCTAATAGAAATATTATTGGATGCCCTTTAATTATATTCTACAGAAATTTAATGGGGGGGGCCTTTTGTGTTAAATATTTGAGGGCAATAACAAAATGTCAGAGTTTATTAAAAGATGAGATTTATCTAAAAGCTGGCTAGTTAATCAGGGTCCTGTGcacttcctccctctgtctgtgtgtgctgcctCCTGTGTGTGTCCGCACGCTCGTGTGTGTGGCCTGTTATCCACCTGCTTCTCCTGTTGTGGCACTAGGGTAATGACTTATAACGTGTATAAACCTAGTTGTGTTGCGTTGTTGAAGACTGGATCAGTCAAATAAAGGTTAAAAACCACACCTGTCCTGCCTTTTGCATTGGGTACTTTTCAGCAGTCACATATTTAATGTTCATAGACCTCAGTTATGCTGGACCTACTGCAACATACAGTGGATTTGTTTGCCAGCTGTGGCTAAATTCAATCAGCTGATTTCTTGATATTGCACATGGTCACCTCCATTTGTATTGAGTATATTTGGTTAGCGCTCCGGTCCACATCTTTAGCACCTGCAGCATATGTTGCTGTTTTGTTGCTTGACAAAGACAACTGtaacaaaccacacagacattTACATAATGCAACTTATTTGATTAGATATACCATTCTGATTTAAACctcttttttttatatatcgACATTACACACTAAAGCAGTCACAATCATTtagaacacaaaacacagatcCAGTACTTGTGTTTAATAGACCAGAGGAAAATGGGTCACTGGTGGTCTTGAGTGTAGACCACCCCGACCTGTCTCCTGGCCTCATCCATAATCTCGGCCAGCAGGGCTGAGTCAGCGTGAGACATGCGTGAGCTCTCCTTCAGGCCTGGAGAAAGAGACAAATGCAATAACACCAAGATGTCGGGCTGGTCCGTGTCTATCCACACCGTTTCCACTTTTTGTAAtatcaaaaacattttaaacattcaAAATACTACCACCTAGTGGTTATACTCTGACATGCCAATAAAAATGGCTGGGGTTTGTTTCCCTGAATGAATTGTAGGAGACGGGGTGGAGCAGAAACCAGCTGTGTGCATTATAACTGATTCTGGATCAGTCGCACAATTATGTGAATCTAAAAACCTTACAGACCATCTGAAAGCACATTGCTTCGTTAGACTTGTGTAGATGGTTTTCTGCGTCCCCCACCTTGGAGAAGACACTGCCTCACTTCCTCTGCCTCGTATCTCATGCCAGTGCTGTTGATGAAGTTGAGGGGGAGGTACGGCTCGGGTACAGGGTACTGCGTCTCTTTCCCGTTCACGATCAGGGACGTGGGACACCACATGTGAGCAGGGACCTGTTCGAAAAACAACCTCTGGCTGTGAAGGCATTACCACTCCACCAAACACCAAAGCTGAACCACAGCACGGTTCCGGTCGTGGTCTGCACGCATGTTCATCTAAACAGGTCACTGCTGTGTCTGTATCAGCACCTGCCGCACAGGACTGTGTAAAGCGTGTCTTAACGAAGGTGCTGATAAAAGTGTTCATGTTACAGATGTAGAAGCATGCAGAGTATATGAATATGTGAACGTGAGCAGAGCACACGATTGGGCTGACCACAGACGTTCAGGCCACTCACGCTGATGGTTCCCTTGGTTCCATTGATGATGGCATTGTTTGGAAGCTCCACGGACTCTGAGCATGTGCATACAGCCAGTCTGCCCCGTGAGAACTTCAGAGTGATCACCATGCTCTCATCTACTCCTGCAATGCACATCGATTACCATTTAAAAACAGGATTTACAGATTTAAAAATTGTGGGATGACTGCACTGGGCTACAAAACAGCTTTGGCTGCCACGTGACATTTTTCTAGAGAAAATGGAGGGAGGAAGAAAAGCAACAAGCAGATCTTGGTGTGGGGACTTTAATACGTATTGCCTAAAAAGACCCAAACAAGTAGCCAAAGACAACGCACGTCTGAGCCAGCAGCACCATTGGGCAGCGCTACATGCGAGTTTGGATTCTGGCAAATGGAGGAAGGGTGAAGGGTGTTCAGCACAGAGGCCTGTTCTCCTTGATCCAGACAGACACAGGAGCACCCTGGGCCTGGGCTTCAGAGGAGAGCCAGGAGGTGCTCAGGGAACGCATGCAGGAGCTGGTCGAATACTGCAGCAATGGGGGCATCAGCTGGGCGCGAGATCAGCTGGGCCTCCGATCTGCATGTGTGGGATATTGAAAGCCTTGAAAGGGGCTGATCAGGACTTTTCCAGGATGTTATACTGTTTGCAAAATGCTGTCCCTTTTGACAGCTTGTGCAAGTGAAAATATTCTGTGCAATGTTTTATAGCCAGCACAAAACACTATACTAGTCTACTTCATTTCAGGTGATAAAACATTGTTTTGGTTCATGTAATACAAAAAGAAGGGTTGTGAACATGTGCCTGTCTTACTGTAGGCCACTTCACCACTTTATCTACAACGTACATGTAACAATCACCCTTGCATTATACACAATGCAACATCCCCTGTAGCAACTAggaaagagtaaaaaaaaatcaataaatcaATTCTTTATGGTTCCACAGTTTAACCGTTCAATCGAGACGATCGATCGTAACATGGCCCAGTGTGGCCCTGCTCGCACCCGCCTACCCGTGTCTAGACAGACTCCGCTGGCCTGAACACACTCGGGCTTCTCCCCGTCGTAGACCATGAGGACGAACTGCAGGCAGTACACGCCGATGTCCAGCAGGGCGCCGCCACCGAGCTCCTTCTCCACAGAGCGGGCCGTGTCGAGGAGGGGAATGCCGAAATCTGCACGCGCCATCTTCACCTCGCCGACGGCATCGGCCGCCAGCAGTCGGGAGATCTCCAGGGAAATGGGAAAGAAGCGCGTCCACATGGCCTAGAGGGGGCGGGAGAGGAGGGCAAAGTGTATGGTGCAGTTACCCCCCTGTGGCAACAACTAAGGCAAAGGCATGTTGATAAATGCTTTAATAATCTGCTGAAAAGCACAATATAGGCTTATATACAGTATGGATGTAGTTAAATGCTTATATACATTGCTCAAAACAATTAAGATTAAAAAGCACACTTAAATTGCACACCAGACCCTCAATGAATGAAACTTTTTTACTGATTTAAATTGTTGAGAACTAAATAACATGGCAATGGTCAatgcatggacgtagttttgatttcataagtgggggggacacaacctggggtggcgaactgttgagcgggggggggggagggatggggggggggggttgaatgaaaattgttgagcgctgcgaacaaaaattgttgagcggggggggggtggttgatcCTGCATgatcggagctgcatgatcctagtgctagatttgtcgctatttggatattgtttttttaaccgttaaaaagtgggggggacatgacttcgtcgctacttaaatatttggttttaactgtaaaaactgggggggaccaaaaccggcttttgaaaaagtgggggggacatgtccccccccgtccccccccaaaactacgtccgtgggtCAATGGGCAACAAAATGCTGGAGTGCTGGATTCAAAATCTCACTGACAATCAGTGTATAAAAAACTTAAATCACAGGTTGATCTCATTTTTATGTATTTCATCACAGAAACTCAGTAGTGTTGGTAGTGACTACCACTATTTGGTAGTGCTGGTATCACTGATACGTAACAGGAACTCACAAAAGGTATGGCGTTGTCCTGCACCATGAGGAACCCAGACCCACTGTAGGGTCTGACAACAGCTGTGAGAATTCCAGTGTGTAATTCTTTGCCCACTGATTAGTAAATCTGATATTCAAAATACTAGCATTGATGTACCCAGGTTCATGTTACAGCTTTAACCATCTCACTCTCCTACTAGTTGGTGTACCTGTGAAATAGACCTGCTTACCTCCATCAAGAAGACGTCATTCGCCTTTGCCGCGGCCACCAGCTCCTGCACCTCCCTCAGGTTCATAGCCAGCGGCTTCTCACACAGGACGTTCTTCTTGGCGTTCATGAAAAGGACACCCACCGGAAGGTGCTGGGGATGGATGGTGCCCACATACACCACGTCTACAAAAGGTGAGATGAAGACTAGAACAGTTTACAGGATAATGAtctcactccagcacactgCTACCAGCTCTAACACACCTAACCAGTCCATAAAAGCCTTGATGACCCGCATCTATCTGCTCCAACCTTCCTGACTACCTCGACAGATAGGTGCCTCGACAGAAAATGTTAAACAGTAAAACAGCTATAGTAATTTTCCAGCAGGTGTTCTATGAGTTTCATACAGACTAATATTAATAGGTTTATGTACATACCGATCTCTGGGTCTTTGGCCAGTTCCTCATAGCTGCCGTATGCACGGGGGATGCTGTGCTTTTGGGCAAAATCTTCTGCACGCTTCAGGTTGCGTGCCGCAACAGCAACCACCTAAAATTGCATTTGGTACAGTAACGCCACCTGAATGTCATACATTACTGGTGCAACCAGATTATAATAAAACATGGAACATTTTGGACGTTTTATAAGTTGGGTTTTTACAGGAGTTCACAAAAGAGGGCGCTGCACTTTCAGAAGAGTCCTcgtgacctctctctctctcgacaaAAGCTTTGACACAAATATGAGCACATTTCTGGTAACGCGTATTTAGTGCTGTGCTCTACAAAACGAGGATTTATAACACCTCATTTAGTCACGTTTACACTGTGCTGCCACGTACCGGTTCGCTCTAGCTGCGTTCGTAACTTAGTTGACATGGACGTTACATTTAGTTTATATTGCTCGAGTCAAAACCTAGCTTCAGAAGTGACATTTACTTAGCTAAGCTAGCAATATTGACTGAATATCAATAAAACGATATTCACATACAGCATGACGATAAGTTAGTTAACAGGGTCCCTTTAGCAATACTGATGGGGTTTGtgtacacacactcgcacaacaTTGCCACAACTGTCAACAAGCTGCCTAGGTTTTACCTTACCGGTTTCATTTGCAGCAACATGACAAACTATTTAACGGGCTCTGAAGTTCAGGAAGAGGCGTAAGTGTCCTGAAACAGGAGCAGGACACCTGAAATACCTGGTGGTGGTCTGGCGGGAGGGTCTTCAATGCAACCGTAAAATCGTGGCTAATTTTCCCAGCACTGCAAACGCCCCACCTGATTACCATGATGGCGACTTGGAAATGGAGATCACGTTGAGATTTCTGTGGTGTATTACCAATGAAAGGAAAACCAAAAGAGGGCGACAGACACATATTAGTTAGGCGCCTTTACAAGTGAAGGGCAGAATGGCTTTTAATTCACACTGGCAGAACCGATCATTTTATTTCTTAAATACGAACTCAACCTTAATTAGCAATTCCTGACGCAATTACAGTTTTTGCAGCTGCTATAAGACCCAAAAAGTAGGCTACTTGTAGCACAATTTTCCAAACCACTAACCCATGTACcctatctattgacctggtgcTCTAAACCATAAGCACATGCTCTGCCTtgcactcatttagaaattttAAAACACACCATATGCAAAACATTAAATACAGTTCTTTACATAAGACagaacattcaaaactgaaaacgtGTTTCTTTCGGAAAACACTGCCACGCGACTGCACCCACCTACAAAAATCCAAACCCAGTCCTCACAAGTGAAAACACTTCTAGCTAGtttttacaaatctttagaCATCAGAGCCTAATCCCTATAAAAGAGGCTACAAGTTGCAGatcttggtttgcacatcaAAGGAGTTCAATACTGCACTGAAATGATGATGAGGACAAGAATGAGATCAGAGTCAATCTGGCTGACCATGTCAACCATGCACTGAGTTTTCTGGAGGTAAAGGGTCCAACCTAATCTGTGTTGCtagcatcatccagacatttcaaaatgagaatagcATACCGGTGGGAGTGCCAGACAGgttttgtgtgttcattttAATTCTTTATTAACTCCTTTTTAGACAGTAAGGAGAGGATCACACAGCCACTCAAcgtttttgtttcctttttacaTACGCTGTTCAAACTAGGTCATCACTCTTCTAACATGACATGAACACGGTGAGCCTAACAGTGCTAAAATAAACACAAGTGACTGTACAGAACAAACACGTATGACCAAAACAAACCACATAATAACATAATTTATCACATTTAACCAAACATTTACTCTTTTAGCGTACTCCCTACTGCTGCAATTGCTCATGGGAGGTAGTGTACTCCATGCTCCACCCCTATACACCAGTGGCAACGCCACAATATATAAGTAGACCTGTCCTCTTACTACATCATGTTTTTGCACTACTAGCTACCCCTTGCTGGTAGACGAAGATGGCTATCAacctcagaacagaaagaggCCATGGTCAGTATTATCACAGCAAACAACAGCTTACGTTTCTGACAACTACAACAACTCATCATTACTGGCAATGCCAGCATCAGgaacatccattcagtgaggCTATCCACACTGGGCCAGTGACAGTGTAAAACAACTATGAATAAGCGCAAACATGCTCTGCTATCCACTCACTGATACTTTATTCCAGTGTCCTGTGACACACAGTATTGACAACTTTATACAACACCAATGTCAGCATGGCAGCGTCGTCATaatgtgtgcagccatttgccaGAATGGTGGCGTTAatcatcatgccactcttggtccctacaacactgcacatcatcaccttcctcaacaaaGAGCTCAACACAGCTCATTCTCCACAGGGGGATGACCCAGAACAGTTTGGACGTTGTTATCGTCTGGGACAAACCATTTTGCCGGGCTGCTCAAGTAccaaactggttcactgaacagccaTAATTTGTACAAgtctatttttttgtttttctttttttgtagtttttgttATCCATatgtttacagtatatacagcatgtgttgtgtTATGTGTAGAGTTTGGATGCAAACATATGGTTTTGACAAGGATTAAAAGAGTTTTGAAATGTTTACTTTTTATGTGAGATGTTTTGCGTGTTGGGTGTGTAGCATTAGCTGCTATGTGTTAggttttgaaaaaaggagacaTACTTTAAGAAATCGGGTCTTAGAACTGTACTGTGGAAATAACTGACCTAACATTAGTCTATTTGCTACTTTCCCAACCATAATTTTTGGTCATTAGTACTGACACCACATCAGTATACCTGCAGTCTCTAATGCAAATAAACATTCAGAATGGCTTCAGATCAATATTTGTAAAGTACCCTGTAGACATGTTGTAGCCTAAAATTAGCATATGAACTACCCAAGAGTACTATTCTGACAGTGGCCCTAATGTAAATGACACTCGTTATGACTGATCCCAGATCAATGTTTTAGGCCCCCAGAGCCATATAATCAATTTCCTTATGACCAACCCTAGATCAGTATTCTTTCAGGAACGCCAGGCATATTATCGCTCTGATTTTGACTGACTTCTAATCAGTATTTTTAAGAACCCTCCTCAGTCATTCAGTCCGCAAATCACTATCGGCCCTACTTATAGCTCCACAAGCCATATAATTACTTAATGACCCCAGATCAGCATTCTTTAAGAATCTCTGGAGCATGTAGTGACTTCAAGGTGCTTAATCATACCAGAAACGTAAATTGCACTATGAAACACATTCAGCCTTTTTACTGTCATTGTTTGAAAAAAGGACTGAGGTACAGTCATTATCTGGACTATAACATTGTGATTGGAAGTGGAAGGAAACTGAATTTGACAAATACATAGTGTCTTTTCTGAACAGCGTAAAATGAATATTTGTAATGGTGATTGTTATGGTACGACAGATATAATACTATTTGCTTTGCTATGTAGCAAAATCAACAAGTGTAAACTGAGGCAGATGGACAGGGTCCcactgaaatgctaagattaatGTAGCGTACTTGAGGCTAGTTAGGAAGTGTAACAAACTTTATACGCAACGCAATTTCGTTACATTCTACCTCATGTAGCACCAGAGAAATCTGCTCAGAAAGAAACTGCTGTTCTCTTCTCCAACATGAATATCAAACAGCCCAGGAGCAGGTTGCTGAATTCTCCACATTTGAGGGAAACGGCTGCCATACAAGCTACTATGAATGACATTAGATCAATGGGGCAACTCAGTGGGAAGATTAGCATGATGGTTAATAACTGCCCCCCCAGAGGTAACCATACAGCCCTCCTAAGTCCAACCACACCAGCGGGGGGTGCGTTGGTTTTCTGACACGGGGACAGTGTTTGAACCCTCAGCTCACTAGCCATTAACCGTTGTCCAcgttttaatttattattttcatATTTGACACGTTCACTTTGAAGGTAAATGTAGTGCATTCGCCGTCCTGCTGTTTTTACTTCTGCCAGCGGCGATGTACAGCTGGTGGATCAGCTGAATTTAACTTAAGTCAAGCAGGTGCATGGAGAGGAAGCTAAACGTGGCACTCAGGTAAACACAAACGGCATGTGAGTAGAAAAGCCCTTGCGTGCACGGCTGAAAAGGAGGATATTTTGCCACGACTCTTGAAGACGATAATCTTCAATCTTTTATGATAATCAGTTGCTGTCTAGAGAGATGTGATGAGATGTAATCATCTCACTCTTTTTCTCATGGAGAGACTGGTTTTTCGGAGAGGTGCTAATGGATTCAAATTCTAATCTGTATTGTTAAATAAAACCTGTGAATTATCCGCTTTATCTGATGAATTGTTAATTTGTGGTACTGAAAACACAATTAGCAAAACACTGGATAATAATTGCATGGAAATATGTGTCCTGGAAAATGATAAAAAGCTCAACATGGATCAGTAGATCAGCTCTTCTAGATttggtaaagctaaacaaaccCAGGCTTTACTAATAGCAGTGGCTGACCAAAATAAGATTGACCATAACACTTGATTGTTCTGATTGATTGGAAGCACACTTCTCTCTGGAAACTCTTCTGCCCTCTGGAGCTACAGTCGTCCTTTCTGGAGATGCAATCTTTACCACCAGCATTTCCTACAGCTGGGTGACTTCTAATTAAAGAATATTGTCACGCTCACTACATGTGGTTGAGTAAATCATTAAACAGAGGTGGAAAATTACACAACTCAAATAATCAGGTCATAATGTTGGGAGTTTTTATGGCATGTTATAAAAGGTCCCTAGCTGTGATGTAATATGACCCTTAAGGATTTAGATCTGCCAAATCTCAACAGAAGTAAATCAGATTAAACGCTGCCCATTTCGTTAGAGAGCACCCTTAAATTTGccttctgtcagaaaatgttTATTGGATCAGTTGAAATCTCCTCACTGGCTTCCTCTGAATGCCGTGGCATGAAGGGGAGGCCGTCTGATACCACACACGCTACACTCTCTGGACACTTCTCTTTGCTTTTCTATTCCTCTTTAAATGTTCAACCTTTTCATCTATTTCCTCTTTCATACTTGAAAACTCATTTATCTCTCCAGTCCAAGTTCACCCTTCCATTTACTTTAAATTACCCATTACTGAGAactaattattttttaatagtgtcatataatttttttttcttttttagctTTCCTAGCAGTAGTTGACATGTATTTCATGGAGATGATGATACGTTTCGCACATCAGAGGGGACAGCCATCTGGTGCAGTTATTGACCTGCTAATCTCACCCACCCTGCATCATATCAAATCAAATGACATTCTTCCTTATGTATATGCATACAGTTTATGTTTATATGACTTTTAAAAGCTGCCTTTGAAAACAAAAACCACTGATCAGGATCACCACTGATTACTTTCAGTTTCTAGTCCCACAAAGTAGAGTTCATAATGGGGTTTAacgtttcaatttttttttcagaagTACAGCCTTAAATGGTTTGTGAAGAAAATCTGAATTATGACAATAGGCAATAGCAACAGTATATGTAGCATTG includes these proteins:
- the dhdh.2 gene encoding trans-1,2-dihydrobenzene-1,2-diol dehydrogenase isoform X2, with product MLLQMKPVVAVAARNLKRAEDFAQKHSIPRAYGSYEELAKDPEIDVVYVGTIHPQHLPVGVLFMNAKKNVLCEKPLAMNLREVQELVAAAKANDVFLMEAMWTRFFPISLEISRLLAADAVGEVKMARADFGIPLLDTARSVEKELGGGALLDIGVYCLQFVLMVYDGEKPECVQASGVCLDTGVDESMVITLKFSRGRLAVCTCSESVELPNNAIINGTKGTISVPAHMWCPTSLIVNGKETQYPVPEPYLPLNFINSTGMRYEAEEVRQCLLQGLKESSRMSHADSALLAEIMDEARRQVGVVYTQDHQ
- the dhdh.2 gene encoding trans-1,2-dihydrobenzene-1,2-diol dehydrogenase isoform X1, whose product is MCLSPSFGFPFIGNTPQKSQRDLHFQVAIMVIRWGVCSAGKISHDFTVALKTLPPDHHQVVAVAARNLKRAEDFAQKHSIPRAYGSYEELAKDPEIDVVYVGTIHPQHLPVGVLFMNAKKNVLCEKPLAMNLREVQELVAAAKANDVFLMEAMWTRFFPISLEISRLLAADAVGEVKMARADFGIPLLDTARSVEKELGGGALLDIGVYCLQFVLMVYDGEKPECVQASGVCLDTGVDESMVITLKFSRGRLAVCTCSESVELPNNAIINGTKGTISVPAHMWCPTSLIVNGKETQYPVPEPYLPLNFINSTGMRYEAEEVRQCLLQGLKESSRMSHADSALLAEIMDEARRQVGVVYTQDHQ